The genomic segment ACGGCCGCCTGGGGCGCCATCTCGGTCAAGAGCTACAACCAGCCGCGTCGCGAGCAACGGCAGATGGTGATCAAAGCCGGACATGAGCTCGGCGTGATGGTTGTCCCTGAGGGCGGCTCCACCCTAAATCACATGATGACCATGGTCCTCGACGGCCACACGACGCTGGAGCATACGATCCCCGTCGCGCCGTTGTATGAACCCGAGTTGCAGTCGATCGGTCGCTCAGCTACCGGCTATACGCCGACCTTGATCGTCGGCTATGGCGGCCTCTGGGGAGAGAACTACTGGTATCAGCACAGCAACGTCTGGGAGAATGAACGTCTGATGCGCTTCGTGCCGCGATGGTTCGTCGACCCGCGCTCGATCCGCCGCACAATGGCTCCCGAGTCCGAGTATCACCATTTCGCTTTGGCCCGCACCGCCACCGACATCCTGCATCATGGCGGCAATGTCGAGCTCGGCGCACACGGGCAACTTCAGGGACTCGGCGCCCATTGGGAGCTCTGGATGCTGCAACAAGGCGGGATGACCAACCACGAGGCACTGCGCTGCGCCACCTGGATGGGTGCGCACTCGATCGGTCTCGACGGCGAACTCGGCAGCATCCGGCCCGGCATGCTCGCCGACATCATCGTCATCGAGGGTGATCCCACAACCGACATCCGCCAATCGCAGAACGTGCTCTATACCATGATCAACGGCCGGCTCTATGATGCCGCGACGCTCACCGAGCTTGAACCGGAACACAAACCGCTGCCGAAGGGCCCGAACCTTGAGAGTGTGTCAGGAAGAGATGTCGGCGACGGGTGTTTGGGGGAGTAGCAGGTTGCTGAAGGCCGCAGGTACGTGATCGATTCCCCACACTTGTCATCCCGAGCGACTTGTCCCGAGCGAAGTCGAGGGAAGCGAGGGATCTGCTGTTTCTTTGGACGAGAGGAAGAAGCAGATGCCTCACTGCGTTCGGCATGACAGAAGCGGTACTTCTCTTCTGTGCAGCCCGGGCAGACCTGCGAGAGCATCCAAAGACATCCCAACCCAGTGGTGCCGGGTACCCACACCCAGTGGTGTAAGATGTGCCTCGCCCACTACATCCTACACATGGTGGGCTTCGCCCGCCACAGCCCCAGACATGGTGGGCAGAGCCCACCCTACACTGGAATCGTCATGGAGCAAGGCTGCGTCTACTGCTTCTTCCCCTCCGCCGGGAGCGGCGACCACTCGCCGATGTGCTCGCCGTAGACCTTGCACTTCCCCTTCGAGGTCCAGAGCGAATTCGAATTGTAGTTCCACTCCAGAAACTCGGAGCCGCCGCCGCTTTGGGTGGTGATCAGGAGAGTGTTGTTGAGATACCCGACCGCGGCGGCCTGGCCCGCCGGCGTTTTCTGGTCGCCGCGCGAGGGATCGATGGGAATCCAGCCGATGTTCGGCAGGTACACCTCGACCCAGCGGTGGAAGACATCGTCGGTGGAGGCATCGTCGCCACGGATCGCCACGGAGCCGACATACCGCGCCGGCAGACCGGCGGAACGCGCCATCCCGATGAACACGAAGGAATACTCCGAGCAGGAGCCGGTGCCGCGCTTGAGCACGGTCGGCCCGATGTTCCAGCCGCCGACCATCTCGTATTCCATGTGCGCAATGATGTAGTCGAAGATCTTGCGCGCCACCCAATAGGCGTTCTGCTCACCGCCGATGGCCTCCCGTGTTGACGCCACAATGAACGAGTCTGACGTGCGGTATTTGGTGTCATCGACCAGATACAGGTCGCGTACCTCCTTGGGGATGTCCTTCAACGTGCCGACGTCCTCCGGGAAGATGAACCAGCGCGTCTGGAATAGCTCCGCCTCGATCGTCATCGAGGCGCGCAGCCGCCCCACCGCCTTGATGTCCGTGCCCCGGTAGTGCGCGACCTTCTGTCCCCAACGATCGGTGAGAATGTCATCCGGCGGCGGATTGAAGACGATCTCGCCCAACAACTCCTGATTGGGCCTGTTCTCGGGGATGGCCAGGTAGAGATCGACCGAACTCACCATATCGGGACCATAGTTGCGGAACTCTTCGGTATATTCGAGTCGCTCCCTCTTGCTGTCGCCGTGCGAGAAGACAGTCTTGTCCTTGCGGATCAGCCGGTAGAGCTTGTCGTTCTGATAATCGACGTTCCAAATATGCGACCCGTCGAATGCCAGCCCGCGCGCATACTTCCCAGGCGCCTTGAACGCGAGAATGACCTGGCCCTTGTCCGGGGTCACCATGTAGATCATGTCTGCATCGCGGTCGGCGACCCACAGGTACTTCCCGTCGAACGTCAACCCGCGCGGCTCGCCGGCGGGTGAAGGAAACTCCACGATCGTCGTGCCGTCGTCAGTGGCGATCTGATACAACTTGTCCGCACGATAGTCGGCGACCCAGAGGTAACGACCATCCCAGGCGAGTGCTTGCGGGGCGTCCGAGGGCGCCGGAATGCTCTTCTCCGAGACACCGGTGGCCGGATTGAACCGGTGGATCATCTTCTCCTCGGTGTCCAGCGCCCAGAGGTACTTCCCATCCCACGCCAGCCCTTCAATCTGGTATCCCGGCGCGGGAATGGCCGAAATGATCGAACCATCAGATGGTGAGATCTGGTACAGTGAATCGCTCTTGCGATCGGCGAGCCACAGCGACTTGCCGTCAAAGGCCAATCCGGTGGGGCAACTCCCTGGCGTGGGGAATTCGCGCTCGATGTCTCCCGGCGCGGCGTAGGCGCTGACGGCTGCTGCCAGACTGATGACCATCAGTAATACTGGACTCATTCGCTTCATTTGACACCTCCCGATAGAACAGTGATTGGGCAGCAAGAACCACAAAGTAGAGACTCCTGCTGCATTGACTCTGCACAAAGTGGATCCGTCACTCCCCCAAGGCCGCCAACTGTCATCCCGAGCGAATCCCGCGCTCTCCGAGCGCGGGATGAAGCGAGGGATCTGCTGTTTCTGCATGGAGAGGAAAGCAGATGCTCCGCTCCGCTCAGCATGACAGGAACCGTGGTTCAGCAAATCTGCGGGCTCTCCCGCGTCTGCTATATCTCCGCCGCCAACTCCAGAACCCGCTTGTACGGTATCGCCACCCAGCTCTCGGCCTGAGCGGCGCCATTGGCCAAGCCGATCATCGAGACCTTGGCCGCAGTGTCTTCATCCGGGGCCTCGTAGATGTCGAGGAAGTCGTAGGGTCCCAAGAGACCATAGTGGGCGACAAACTTCACTCCGGGGCACTTCTCGCGCACCCGTTCCATCCAGGCCCGCCCCAGCGAGGCACGGTCCTTCATCTTCGCTGTCACATCGGGCGACAGCTTCGTCATCAGCACAAATGTGGGCATGACGGACCTCCTTTCCCGGCAACATGTCACCTTGCGACCGGCAAGGCAAGTGCCGTGATGAGGTCCCACCGCTTCGCGAGGAGTGCCTGAAAACGTGGGAGAGAGCGGAGGGGATCCGGCCGTGGCCGTTAGACGGATCGGCAAACAAGGGGCTTAAGCCCCTTGTTTACCTGTACGTCGGCGAATCGCCTTCGTCTCGTGGGGTCCTACAGCCGTTTCTACCGCAATCCCTCTGCCCAAGCACGATGCAAGGACGTCACCGCTTCGCGGCTGGTCTCGGCTTCTGCGAATTGGGTCCTGATCACCTGCTGTTGGGATTCGCCCATGACGCGGTCGGCCATGGGAAAGAGGATGGCATCCTCTTTGTGGATGTGGGCGCGCAGCAACGCGACATACTCGTGTGCCGCGTCTGTGAGGGCCTGACGCGCGCCCGCGTCACCGCGCACAGCCGCGTCGAGCGATTCGCTTATGGCGCGAACATGGCCGCGCCCCAAATCATGCTCGTAGAGCATGACACCGATCGGCCCGCCCTCCCGTGGCACACCCGCGGCTTCCATACGGGGGAAGAGAATCGACTCTTCTTTCTGGTGGTGAATCCCGTCCGCAAACTCGCGAATGAAGGCGATGGCGCGGCGGAAGAAGTCGCCGTCAACCGCGCCCCCTGAGGTCACACTGTCCGCAGCCCGCTCCAAGGCATCCAGGACTCGTTCAATCACGCGGTGTTCCGCTTCCAACGACTGACACAATACCGACATCTGTACTCTCCCGGTCTTGGCGGGATGTCGCCGCTCATGGTGCCGGCAATTCCGCCGTCTGCGTGACTTCTACCTTCAGCGCGTGGCCCGCCGGGAGCTCGATCTGTTTCCCCTTTGTGGCCAGGGCGGCCGCTCCCCCTGCGGCAGCGCCGACTGCCGCGCCGACGGCAGCTCCCTTCCCCTTCTTCTTGCTCGTCAAGGCGCCGACGATCCCACCGACCACGGCTCCGCCACCGACTTTTGCCTCATCACTGATTTTGTCGCCCTCGCCCTCCAGAACAATTGGCGACGCCGTAATGGAGTGTGCAGTGCCGGATGCGTCGACGATACTCTCGATTTGAAGCGTCATGCGGGCCTTGCCTTTGGTGCGGTGCGGCTCCTCCACTTCCGTCAGTCGTCCCCGCATCTCCGAGCCCGCCGGGACTACGGTGGCGCCTTCGACGATGATCGCTTCGGCCACTCGCGCCGTGAACAAATCGCCCACCTGGTTCGAGTCGGTCCGCAGGGGCGTAACGAGCTCGACCGAGATCGCCGTCCCGGCTGGCACCGATGCCGTCTTCGCAACGACCGGCGGCTTCTTCTCGGTCTCCTGACTGGGAGGCGCGTCCTTCTTCGTGGGCGGCTTCGGCTTCTGCGTCGCTGGCGGCTTCGTTTGCGCCGGCGGCGCTTCTGTCGAGACCGCCAACGATTCCGTCTTCACATCGGCCGGGAGCTTCGCTTCCTGCCCAGTGGCCGGTGACGTCGTCTCCGTCCCCGAAGCCGGGGGTTGGCTCGACTTCTGATCCTTCGTGCTGCAGCCGGTCAGCCCGACCACGGCAGCCGCGGCAGCGATGATGACCCATCGGTTGACGATATTCATTTCTTCCTCCCTTTCCGGTCATCGCGCGACCGCACTGTCGCGCGGGCACGACTCTGCCAGGAAGTTATACCGCGTCGCCGCCCAGCCGCAACTCCATTCGGACAGCCAGCGGCATGGCCAAGCCCGCCGGCGACCCCGACCCCGGCGGAACTCACAGGCCCACGATCAGAAGTTCCGATTGTATTCCGCTTCGATGCGCGCGGCAGAGAGCGATTCGTTCATGTAGTCCGCCTTGTCGAAGCTTAGCCACCGCGGGTTGGGACGACGGCGCGTGATGCGATGTATGTTGAGCAAATGCCGCACCGTGATGTTATCGGTCGTTGTATTGTGCGCGCCGGTGCCGCAACTGAGCGTGAAAGAAGGGGGCAGCGTGTTAAACATGCCGCCCAACGCTCCAAACGTGGCCGGCATGTTGACCAGGATGCGCCCCGCCCCGATCACGCGCGAGAAGTACTCAATCCGTTCATCGGTGTTGGAGTAGATGACGGCAGTGTGCCCCAGTCCACCAAACACCGTGATCTCGCTGCAGCGCTCGATGGCCGTATCGAAATCCCCTTCGATGTAGAACGCCAGGATGGGAGCCAGGATCTCGGCGGACAGCGGGTAATCCGGTCCGACGCCATCAAGGGGCGCAATCAAGAGGACGGCTTGCTCGGGAACACGGATGCCGGCGCTGCGCGCAATCGCGGGGACCGACTGCCCCACGATCGTCGCCCGCATCATCCGTCGCTCCCGATCGTACGCCACCAGGCCGACCTTCTCAATCTCATCGGACGAGAGGAAATGCGCTCCCTGCCTCCGGAACTCCGCGACCACTTCGTCGGCCACCGCGCGCTTCACGACCACGGCCTGCTCGCTGGCACACACGGTCCCGTTGTCAAAGGTCTTCGATTCGACGATGCTCCGAACGGCAAACGGGATGTCGGCCGTTTGGCCGATGTACACCGGGACGTTGCCGGGGCCGACGCCGATCGTCGGTGTGCCCGACGTGGATGCCTTGCGCACCACCGAATCGGTTCCGGTTGCCAGAATCAGTGCCAAATGGCGGTCCGACATCAGATCACTGATCGTCTCCGGCGATGCCTTGTCCAGACACTGCACACATCCCTCGGGCGCTCCGGCTCCAATAGCCGCCCGATAGCAAATGTCCACGGCCGCCATCGTGCAGCGCCGCCCGCCCGCCGGCGGACTGACGATCAGCGGATTGCGTGTCTTCATCGCAATGAGGATCTTGAAGATCGTCGTCGAGGTCGGGTTCGTGATCGGAATGAAGCCCAGGATGGGACCGAGCGGCTGCGCCACCTCCACGATCCCGCTGCGCGTGTCTTCCGCGATTACGCCGACTGTACGCACTCTCTTGATGTCCTCATAGACAAGCTGCGTGGCCATCACGTTCTTCAGCACTTTGTGCTGCCAGACCCCCAGTCCGGTCTCCTCGTGTGCGAGACGTGCCAGCGGGACGCGCTGGTCCAAGGCCGCCAGATAGACGGCGCGGACAATCGCGTCTGTCTGCTTCTGATCGAGACGGCGGAAGGCACCGGCCGCCTCTTGGGCCTTGCGGATGATCTCCTGGGCTCGCGACATCGGTCAATCGTCCCTGAACTGAAATACGGAGAATCTCAGGAGCAAATCAAGCGCTCCGTCGACCCTGATGCCCCCACCGCACGGCAGCCGAAAGTGAGAGGGGTCCAGGGATGTTCCCCCGGACCCCTTCGGATGACCGCAGGTCGGCAACCGGCTATTCCAGCACGTAGATTCGTTTCTTGCGACACATGTCCTTGAGGATTTGCGGCCATACGGTGACGCTGCATTCGCCCAGATGCGCCTTGCGCAGCAGGTACATATACACGCGTGATTGGCCGATGCCGCCGCCGATCGACAGCGGAATCTGGTTGTTGATGATCGCCTGATGGTATGGCAGCTTGAGAAAGTCCATCTGCCCGGTGATCTCCAGTTGCTGCTTCAGCGTCTCCGGAGTCACGCGAATGCCCATGGAGGAAAGCTCGTGGCGGCGGCGTGTCACCGGGTTCCACACCAGAATGTCGCCGTTGAGCCCGTGCATCGGCCGGCCGTCCCTCGACTTTGTCTCCGTGACCCAATCATCATAATCCGCCGCCCGCATCTCGTGGGGGTAGCCGTCCTTCAACGTCCAGCCGATCCCATAGATGAAGATCGCCGGATACACCTGTAGAATCTCTGTCTCGCGCTGTTTCCGCGGCAAATCGGGATAACGCTCGAGGATCTCTTCCGCGTGTAGGAAGGTCAGTTTCTCCGGCATCGGCGGGTACTTGCTGGAGTTCAGTTGCGGGAACTGGCTGCGGACATGCGCCTCCGCGCTCCGCAGGACCTTCCAGAGTTTCTCGACCACGCCGGTCAGGAAGTCGAGCGTACGCTGCTGCGGCGTGATGACCAACTCCCAATCCCACTGGTCCACATAGGCCGAGTGGTCGTGGTCGAGGAAGTAGTCCTTGCGGACGGCGCGCATGTCGGTGTACAACCCTTCGCCGGGCTTCATCCCGAATTGCCTCAACGCCATCCGTTTCCACTTAGTCGCCGCCTGGACGACCTGAGCATCGATCGGATGCTTGTCGTAGTCATTCGAGATGTGGAATTGGATCGGCGTGCGCGATCCGTCACGGTCCAGATAATCATTGACGCCGCTCTCCACGTCCACGATCAACGGCACTTCCACACGGATGAGATTGAGTTCCCGGCACAATCCCTCCTCAATGTGGTTCTTGGCCACGGTGATCGCCCGCTGGGTATCCCGCGGATTCAGGAGCGAGTCGTAGTCATTCGGCAGCACTTTCTCCAGTTCGTCGTAGTTCCCGATTCCCGGTCCCGCCAGGTCGGCCTTCTTGTCGGCCATCGCTGTGTCTCCTCTCCCCAAGGACAGTGTTTGCCCAATCGCAAAAGTGGCCCAACATACCGGCCTCCCCCGGGACTGTCAACGGCTCCCCGGAAGTGATTGACAGCGCGTTGTCAAAGTTCTTCGAAGATCGACTCGCCGCCGTACATGGGCCTGCCCGGATGCCGGCCGGCGAAAACGCGCCGTTGCCTCACTGCCATCGTTGGCCGAGATTGCCGGAACGAATCCGCGCGGAGGATCGCGGCCCACCAACTTATGGGGAATGCAGCCACCGTCGGCACCGCCAGTCTTCCCAAGGCGCGCACATACGCCTATCTGTCCGTGGCCGCGTCCATCCTGACCCTGGCCCTGAAGCTGGTCGCCTACTGGCTGACCGGATCGGTGGGACTGCTTTCGGACGCGGCGGAATCACTCATCAATCTCGCCGCGGCGCTCGTAGCGGTGTGGGCGCTGACCGTTGCCGGCCGCCCCCCGGATGCCAAGCACGCCTATGGGCACTCCAAGGCAGAGTACTTCGCCAGCGCCACGGAGGGACTGCTGATCCTGTTGGCGGCTGTGGGGATCGGCGCCACCGCATGGGAGCGCCTGCTGCACCCACAACCTCTGGTGAATGTCTGGACCGGGTTGGCGATCTCAGGGGCGGCCGCGGTCATCAACGGCACGGTTGCGGTCATGCTCCTGCGCGCCGGGCGACGGCTTCGTTCCATCACCCTGGCGGCTGACGCACACCATCTGTTGACCGATGTCTGGACGACCGGCGGCGTCCTCATCGCGGTCGGTCTCGTCCGGGTGACAGGGTGGTTCATTCTCGATCCCCTTGTGGCGATCATCGTCGCCGTGAACATCGTCTGGACCGGGCTGCGCCTCCTGCGCGACACGGCGGAAGGCGTGCTCGATACGGCGATCTCGGAGCCGGATCAGCAGGTCATTGCCGAAATCCTGGAACCGTACCGGGTGGAGGGTGTCGCCTTCCACGCCCTGCGAACGCGCGTCGCCGGACAACGCCGATTCATCGCCCTGCACATCCTTGTGCCCGGAGATTGGACGGTGCAGCGCGGTCATGCCCTCTGCGAGGAGGTCGAAGCCAAGATCGTCGCGGCTCTCCCCAAGAGCACCGTCGACACCCACCTGGAACCGGTCGAGGAATCTGTGTCATGGGGGGATGAAGGACTCGACCGTCATGGCGGTTGAGGTACCTTGGACTGCAGGTTCGCGGATCCAGCTACCGCTTGACCTCGATGCCGCCAAAGATCGCCGTGGCATCAATGAGCAATCGTGGCTGACCAGTGATGGCTTGGGAATCCGCGCGCCCAACTGTGTCCTCGATTCCCCCCAAGATGGCAGAGCCATCGACGACGACCTGCCAGTCCTCCGGCACTTGGACCTCAATGCCCCCAAAGATCGCGAGGAGATCGAGATTCACATCGCCGGACGCCAATGCCGCCTGACGCAAATCGACCTCGGCGCCGCCAAAGACAACCGTGACATTGCCGCCGCTGAACTGCCGGCTCGTGATCGCTTCATCCACGCCGCCGAAAACAACCCACTGATCAATGGCGTCTGCCTCCGAGGTGGCGCGCGCCGCCGGCTGGGCCCGACGCAGCACCAGCCAGAGCCCCGACACGATCAGCAGCGCACCGAGCAGCGCCACGAGCGTCCTCAGACTCAACAACTCCAATCGAAAGGCCAGGAGTGCCGCACCCAAACCGATCAACAGCAGCGGCCAGAGCGCGAGGCGGAATCTCATGCCCGCCCATTGCCATACACCGACAATGATAATGAGCGCGGGCCAGAAAAGAGCAAACGTCGCGCCCACACTGCGTCCGGTCCAAGTCGAGACCAGGAAGAGCACCCCCAGCCCCACGACCGTCAGACCAAAGACCACTCGGCTGCCCGAACCGCTCACACCGGACATGATCCACCTCCTCGGATTGCGTCTACCATGGCACCAGCCGGGAGAAAAGCCTGGCCCCTCACTCGCTCGGATTGGTACGTGGCTTCTCGGATGAGGTTTCGCGCCCGAGAGCCCGGCTGGCCCCCGCCGACTTGGGACGAGGGCCAACCCGCATGTTCCGCCGCACGCTCTCCTCGCCCCGATGGGCATCGCGCCGTGCGTCGTCGGCTCATGCGACCACGTAGCGAAGGATGAACAGGGCCGCCACCGCATACATGGCGGGATGCACGTCGGCACGACGACCGGCTGCGACTTTGACGATGGGATAGGAGACGAATCCGAACGTCAGCCCGTCGCTGATGGAAAACGTCAACGGTATCCCGATGGCGATCAGGAATGCCGGAAGTGCCTCGGTCAGATCGTCCCAGGGGATTTCCCGTGCCATCTGCACCATCAATGCACCGACAACGATCAACGCCGGCGCTGTGATCGGCCGTAAGATCCCCCCTCCTGCGATCGGCACGCCACCCGCGACCGCCTTGACCAGCGGCGCGAAAAACAACGACATCAGGAACAACGCCGCCGTGACGAGAGCCGCCACGCCGGTCTTCGCCCCTGCCATGATGCCGCTCGCCGACTCG from the Candidatus Zixiibacteriota bacterium genome contains:
- a CDS encoding transglutaminase domain-containing protein, with the translated sequence MSPVLLMVISLAAAVSAYAAPGDIEREFPTPGSCPTGLAFDGKSLWLADRKSDSLYQISPSDGSIISAIPAPGYQIEGLAWDGKYLWALDTEEKMIHRFNPATGVSEKSIPAPSDAPQALAWDGRYLWVADYRADKLYQIATDDGTTIVEFPSPAGEPRGLTFDGKYLWVADRDADMIYMVTPDKGQVILAFKAPGKYARGLAFDGSHIWNVDYQNDKLYRLIRKDKTVFSHGDSKRERLEYTEEFRNYGPDMVSSVDLYLAIPENRPNQELLGEIVFNPPPDDILTDRWGQKVAHYRGTDIKAVGRLRASMTIEAELFQTRWFIFPEDVGTLKDIPKEVRDLYLVDDTKYRTSDSFIVASTREAIGGEQNAYWVARKIFDYIIAHMEYEMVGGWNIGPTVLKRGTGSCSEYSFVFIGMARSAGLPARYVGSVAIRGDDASTDDVFHRWVEVYLPNIGWIPIDPSRGDQKTPAGQAAAVGYLNNTLLITTQSGGGSEFLEWNYNSNSLWTSKGKCKVYGEHIGEWSPLPAEGKKQ
- a CDS encoding GYD domain-containing protein — its product is MPTFVLMTKLSPDVTAKMKDRASLGRAWMERVREKCPGVKFVAHYGLLGPYDFLDIYEAPDEDTAAKVSMIGLANGAAQAESWVAIPYKRVLELAAEI
- a CDS encoding hemerythrin domain-containing protein; translation: MSVLCQSLEAEHRVIERVLDALERAADSVTSGGAVDGDFFRRAIAFIREFADGIHHQKEESILFPRMEAAGVPREGGPIGVMLYEHDLGRGHVRAISESLDAAVRGDAGARQALTDAAHEYVALLRAHIHKEDAILFPMADRVMGESQQQVIRTQFAEAETSREAVTSLHRAWAEGLR
- a CDS encoding aldehyde dehydrogenase family protein — its product is MSRAQEIIRKAQEAAGAFRRLDQKQTDAIVRAVYLAALDQRVPLARLAHEETGLGVWQHKVLKNVMATQLVYEDIKRVRTVGVIAEDTRSGIVEVAQPLGPILGFIPITNPTSTTIFKILIAMKTRNPLIVSPPAGGRRCTMAAVDICYRAAIGAGAPEGCVQCLDKASPETISDLMSDRHLALILATGTDSVVRKASTSGTPTIGVGPGNVPVYIGQTADIPFAVRSIVESKTFDNGTVCASEQAVVVKRAVADEVVAEFRRQGAHFLSSDEIEKVGLVAYDRERRMMRATIVGQSVPAIARSAGIRVPEQAVLLIAPLDGVGPDYPLSAEILAPILAFYIEGDFDTAIERCSEITVFGGLGHTAVIYSNTDERIEYFSRVIGAGRILVNMPATFGALGGMFNTLPPSFTLSCGTGAHNTTTDNITVRHLLNIHRITRRRPNPRWLSFDKADYMNESLSAARIEAEYNRNF
- the asnA gene encoding aspartate--ammonia ligase, whose translation is MADKKADLAGPGIGNYDELEKVLPNDYDSLLNPRDTQRAITVAKNHIEEGLCRELNLIRVEVPLIVDVESGVNDYLDRDGSRTPIQFHISNDYDKHPIDAQVVQAATKWKRMALRQFGMKPGEGLYTDMRAVRKDYFLDHDHSAYVDQWDWELVITPQQRTLDFLTGVVEKLWKVLRSAEAHVRSQFPQLNSSKYPPMPEKLTFLHAEEILERYPDLPRKQRETEILQVYPAIFIYGIGWTLKDGYPHEMRAADYDDWVTETKSRDGRPMHGLNGDILVWNPVTRRRHELSSMGIRVTPETLKQQLEITGQMDFLKLPYHQAIINNQIPLSIGGGIGQSRVYMYLLRKAHLGECSVTVWPQILKDMCRKKRIYVLE
- a CDS encoding cation diffusion facilitator family transporter, with translation MGNAATVGTASLPKARTYAYLSVAASILTLALKLVAYWLTGSVGLLSDAAESLINLAAALVAVWALTVAGRPPDAKHAYGHSKAEYFASATEGLLILLAAVGIGATAWERLLHPQPLVNVWTGLAISGAAAVINGTVAVMLLRAGRRLRSITLAADAHHLLTDVWTTGGVLIAVGLVRVTGWFILDPLVAIIVAVNIVWTGLRLLRDTAEGVLDTAISEPDQQVIAEILEPYRVEGVAFHALRTRVAGQRRFIALHILVPGDWTVQRGHALCEEVEAKIVAALPKSTVDTHLEPVEESVSWGDEGLDRHGG
- a CDS encoding LiaF domain-containing protein is translated as MSGVSGSGSRVVFGLTVVGLGVLFLVSTWTGRSVGATFALFWPALIIIVGVWQWAGMRFRLALWPLLLIGLGAALLAFRLELLSLRTLVALLGALLIVSGLWLVLRRAQPAARATSEADAIDQWVVFGGVDEAITSRQFSGGNVTVVFGGAEVDLRQAALASGDVNLDLLAIFGGIEVQVPEDWQVVVDGSAILGGIEDTVGRADSQAITGQPRLLIDATAIFGGIEVKR